A single window of Coffea eugenioides isolate CCC68of chromosome 7, Ceug_1.0, whole genome shotgun sequence DNA harbors:
- the LOC113777368 gene encoding F-box/FBD/LRR-repeat protein At1g78750-like — translation MSRIRRSFLAQRIRSNRRKKTVKVQSQNHVKVDHVDRISALPNDLLCHILSFLPTKKAAATSILSTRWRYLFTSLRNIHLEFDHSLRRFDPNSGKKYVDIMGPNYQRFARLVDCCHQLILQRKPYCLRKFHLSLKEFLEIFRVAIDSLICAAICCGVQQLEVFVGLDRSNALSPPGILSCPAIFSCKTLVEMKLESRFTYFYVPETVSLPNLKILHLAQFILTDELSTPRLIQGCPVLIELYFDCLTYSEGEVLTLLIKSPSLEKIYLHCVTDEWDIVLDIPSAVNLECEVEGPSITSINAPKLQHLHFDGDAVEVNILPNHKSLVEARISVSCPYIVKTSDQEQLLRCEVAFELMNWSQSVVSLYLLDATVELLPTFEKLTYLELEVRKYYDKHTRSWKMLSWLLESAPNLQVLVFDEVFWDDRIESSAEDKKFEFLSAEPVPLCLPKHLREVKIRKFNGKEYEFKLIDYILQNVKALKKMTVGVLGHFGARSKILSLKRCNNDCQIVFT, via the exons ATGTCTCGTATCCGGAGATCCTTTTTGGCTCAAAGAATTCGGAGCAATCGAAGGAAAAAAACTGTCAAAGTCCAGTCCCAAAATCATGTTAAAGTTGATCATGTTGATCGGATAAGCGCTCTTCCAAATGACCTTCTCTGCCATATCCtttcctttcttccaacaaagaAAGCTGCAGCCACCTCCATCCTATCCACTCGATGGCGTTACCTTTTCACTTCACTTCGCAATATTCATCTGGAATTTGATCACTCTTTACGACGATTCGATCCGAATAGTGGTAAAAAATATGTAGACATTATGGGTCCCAATTATCAACGATTTGCTCGATTGGTAGATTGTTGTCATCAATTGATTCTTCAGCGAAAACCGTATTGTTTGAGAAAATTCCATCTTTCCCTGAAAGAGTTTCTTGAGATTTTTCGGGTGGCAATAGACTCTCTGATATGCGCCGCAATTTGTTGCGGAGTCCAACAACTTGAGGTTTTTGTGGGACTTGATCGTTCCAATGCATTGTCTCCTCCGGGAATTTTGTCCTGTCCTGCAATTTTCAGTTGCAAAACACTTGTAGAAATGAAGCTGGAAAGTCGCTTTACTTATTTCTACGTCCCGGAGACAGTTTCTTTGCCGAATCTTAAGATTCTGCATTTGGCACAATTTATATTGACAGATGAGCTGTCTACTCCCAGGCTCATTCAGGGTTGTCCTGTGCTCATAGAACTGTATTTTGACTGTTTAACATATTCAGAGGGTGAAGTTCTGACCCTTTTGATAAAAAGCCCTTCCCTGGAAAAAATCTACCTCCATTGTGTGACTGATGAATGGGACATTGTTCTGGACATCCCCAGTGCTGTAAATTTGGAATGCGAGGTTGAGGGACCGAGTATAACAAGTATAAATGCCCCAAAGCTTCAACATTTGCACTTTGATGGCGATGCAGTTGAAGTAAACATTCTCCCAAACCACAAGTCTCTTGTTGAAGCCAGAATATCAGTTTCTTGCCCTTATATTGTGAAAACATCAGATCAAGAACAATTATTACGCTGTGAGGTTGCCTTTGAGCTTATGAATTGGTCACAAAGTGTGGTATCACTTTATTTGCTAGATGCCACGGTGGAg TTGCTGCCAACTTTTGAAAAGCTAACTTATCTTGAGCTTGAAGTCCGCAAATATTATGATAAGCATACTCGTAGCTGGAAGATGTTATCTTGGTTACTTGAGAGTGCACCTAATCTTCAAGTGCTGGTCTTTGATGAA GTGTTTTGGGATGACAGGATTGAATCCTCTGCTGAAGACAAGAAATTTGAGTTTCTTTCTGCAGAGCCTGTTCCATTATGCTTGCCGAAACATCTTAGGGAAgtaaaaatcagaaaattcaatGGAAAGGAATATGAATTCAAGCTCATTGACTATATTTTGCAGAATGTGAAAGCTTTAAAAAAGATGACCGTTGGTGTGCTTGGACACTTTGGAGCTCGCAGCAAAATATTGTCATTGAAGAGATGCAATAACGACTGCCAGATTGTGTTCACATAA
- the LOC113778492 gene encoding uncharacterized protein LOC113778492 encodes MKLKANLSFDGNDEDHDDENKEKKRKKNRKKSSFDGGFGVNLKENLGSGCLGVNFGENKKKSSKKCRDDDVEKRVEGENNLGVEVGNIIGSNLEENGWVSSVDDGVGDGEGKEKKQEDSRSFSRPIGLFCDEKSVEEKRNCSSVGEKMESGIRSQDNVPGDSVVSMNTALDKFVYKGSKVASSASCWQIRRPCAEKIMKRRDEKLEREQGHLKNGTEMVGIASGKRKSGEKVGRKKANKEIRVVSPYFVKSVDKEVVLLGKEKNLENESGNNGGIASRKRKSCEEGGRKKAKKEVRVVSPYFLKSADREAVAQGEEKNLVSGNGEILGVNFGEKKKERRQKCRANAVEKRVEGEHNLGVKVGNIIGSTLEKNGWDSLVDGRVGDGEGKEMKQEYLSNCLRPIGFFCDEKRLEEKRNCSSIAETMESGIRSEVTVPGKSMNKALDNLLSQFAYKGSKVERNASRGQIRQPCFEKIMKQGDESLKNEKEIVGIASQKRKSNEKGGQKEESKEIRVVSPYFVKSVDKSMGEEVVAQGEEKNLENGSGNNGGIGPKKRKSCQEVGRKKAKKEVVARLGEKNLVNRNGEIASGVGKRGVKGQKKARKEIRVVSPYFFKSTDNGEVAKGEDAVEVIVLPKRSKRDKKRTFSHAQKRDEAYQRKTLENSWKPPRSPFNLLQENHAHDPWRVLVICILLNCTTGLQVRRVIDELFTLCPTAQSASHISAEDIEKIIQPLGLHRKRAVMIKRFSAEYLGESWTHVTQLHGIGKYAADAYAIFCTGRWDRVTPSDHKLNEYWDFLRAGCAT; translated from the exons ATGAAGCTAAAAGCCAATCTCTCCTTTGATGGTAATGATGAAGATCATGATGATGAAAATAAGgagaaaaagaggaagaaaaatagGAAGAAGAGTTCTTTTGATGGTGGGTTTGGGGTTAATTTAAAGGAAAATCTGGGTAGTGGATGTTTAGGTGTTAATTTtggggaaaacaaaaaaaagagtagCAAAAAATGTAGAGATGATGATGTGGAAAAGAGGGTGGAAGGTGAGAATAATTTAGGTGTGGAAGTGGGTAATATTATTGGTAGTAATTTGGAGGAAAATGGATGGGTATCATCGGTTGATGATGGGGTTGGAGATGGAGAGGGAAAGGAGAAGAAACAGGAGGATTCGAGAAGTTTTTCGAGGCCAATTGGGCTTTTCTGTGACGAGAAGAGCGTGGAAGAAAAGAGGAACTGCAGCAGTGTTGGCGAGAAAATGGAGTCCGGTATCAGAAGTCAGGATAATGTTCCGGGTGATTCGGTGGTTTCGATGAACACTGCACTAGATAAGTTTGTTTATAAGGGCAGTAAAGTTGCAAGCAGTGCTTCCTGTTGGCAAATTCGTCGGCCTTGTGCTGAAAAAATCATGAAACGGAGGGATGAGAAATTGGAGAGGGAACAGGGTCATTTGAAGAATGGGACAGAAATGGTTGGGATTGCATCAGGGAAGAGAAAAAGCGGTGAAAAAGTTGGTCGAAAGAAAGCGAACAAAGAAATTCGAGTTGTGTCTCCTTACTTTGTCAAGTCTGTGGATAAGGAAGTAGTGTTGTTGGGGAAGGAGAAGAATTTGGAAAATGAATCTGGAAATAACGGTGGGATTGCatcaaggaaaagaaaaagttgcGAAGAGGGTGGTCGGAAGAAAGCAAAAAAGGAAGTTCGAGTTGTTTCTCCTTACTTTCTCAAGTCTGCAGATAGGGAAGCAGTGGCACAGGGGGAGGAGAAGAATTTGGTAAGTGGAAATGGTGAGATTTTAGGTGTTaattttggggaaaagaaaaaagagaggagacAAAAATGCAGGGCTAATGCTGTGGAAAAGAGGGTGGAAGGTGAGCATAATTTAGGTGTGAAAGTAGGCAATATTATTGGTAGTACTTTGGAGAAAAATGGTTGGGATTCATTGGTTGATGGTAGGGTTGGAGATGGAGAGGGGAAGGAGATGAAACAGGAGTATTTGAGTAATTGTTTGAGGCCAATTGGGTTTTTTTGTGATGAGAAGAGACTGgaagaaaagaggaattgcagcaGTATTGCCGAGACAATGGAGTCTGGTATCAGAAGTGAGGTTACTGTTCCAGGTAAGTCGATGAACAAAGCACTAGATAATTTATTGTCACAGTTTGCTTATAAGGGCAGTAAAGTTGAAAGAAATGCTTCACGTGGGCAAATTCGCCAGCCTTGTTTTGAGAAGATCATGAAACAAGGGGATGAGAGTTTGAAGAATGAGAAAGAAATTGTTGGGATTGCATCACAGAAGAGAAAAAGTAATGAAAAGGGTGGCCAAAAGGAAGAGAGCAAAGAAATTCGAGTTGTTTCTCCTTACTTTGTCAAGTCTGTGGATAAGTCTATGGGTGAGGAAGTAGTGGCACAGGGGGAGGAGAAGAATTTGGAAAATGGATCGGGAAATAATGGTGGTATTGgaccaaagaaaagaaaaagttgccAAGAGGTTGGTCGgaagaaagcaaaaaaagaaGTAGTGGCACGGCTGGGGGAGAAGAATTTGGTAAATAGAAATGGTGAGATTGCATCTGGGGTGGGAAAACGTGGTGTAAAGGGTCAAAagaaagcaaggaaagaaaTTCGAGTTGTTTCTCCTTACTTTTTTAAGTCTACAGATAATGGAGAGGTGGCAAAGGGGGAAGATGCAGTGGAAGTCATAGTTCTGCCAAAACGAAGTAAACGTGATAAAAAGCGTACTTTTTCTCATGCCCAGAAACGAGATGAGGCTTACCAACGAAAGACTTTGGAAAACTCATGGAAGCCACCACGATCCCCTTTCAATCTACTCCAGGAAAATCATGCTCATGATCCTTGGAGGGTATTGGTTATTTGTATACTTCTCAATTGCACAACAGGTTTACAG GTTAGAAGAGTCATAGATGAGCTTTTCACCCTGTGTCCAACTGCTCAAAGTGCAAGCCATATTTCTGCGGAGGACATAGAAAAGATTATACAACCTTTAGGCTTGCATAGGAAGAGGGCAGTGATGATTAAGCGTTTCTCTGCGGAATATCTTGGAGAAAGTTGGACTCATGTGACACAACTGCATGGTATAGGAAA GTATGCAGCTGATGCATATGCCATATTCTGCACAGGAAGGTGGGATCGCGTCACACCATCAGACCACAAGCTAAATGAGTACTGGGATTTCCTTCGGGCAGGTTGTGCGACATAA